ctttatttattgctttttagtacattatagttatacataatagtgaggttcattttgaaGTATTCATAAATGCACAAAACATAACTTGCTTTatctcaatccccagtacttcctctttccctaccTTCACCTCTTCcctaatccccttcctctactctattggtctccctcttatttattatttattggtacATTGTAGCTACATATAGAATTGGAATGCActctgatatattcatacatacacattgcataatttggtcaacttcatttccCAAAttgcttcccctttcctctccttcctgctctctCCTTATCCCTGACTTATACTACACTGAagtcccttctattttcatgagattctttctaaatttcttttttctatctagTTTCCACAATAAGAGAaattgactttctgagtcaggcttatttcacttagcatgatgttctctagttccattcatttacctgtaaatgacataaattcattcttctttatggcctagcagaactccattatgtatatatgtctcATTTGCTTAATCCATTTGtcattgatgggcacctaggttggttccataacttggctattgtggattatgcttctataaatattggtatGCATACATCACTAcatgtgctgattttagttcagaaatgaacattttgaaaAGCACTCATTGGATATTGGCAGCTTTTCCAGCTGTGAGGATCCTGCTGGTTAGGATCCAGCCCTGGGGCTTCCTGACATCTCTGGAGGCAtctggaagaggcaggaagacTCTTTGATTAGGCAGTCTCTCCACTGGGCAGCATAGTTATGGGCccaggcctcctggcctccacTCCTACCTGTCTAGCCCTCTACAGAAAGCagtgtttccttttccttggGGCCCTTGTTTAGGTCTGGACTCTTACTTTTCAAGTTGCTGAGGATTGTTCAGTTTTCTCCTTGTCTTCCAAGTTGTGACTgtccttttctgcttttcctgGTCCCTCAGTTAGTACCATCTTTAAGCTAGCAGATATGAGGGTCTCTCCCTGTGCCTGGGTATAGGTGTaggagtgggaggagaggaaCAGTGTCATCATCCTTTGTCATCATTCCCTGATCCTGCCAGGTTATGGGCTCTCCAGGTGCACCTGCTATGGGTCCTAAATGGCTAGATTTGTGTCCTTCCATCTTGGTGCCACCAACTGACTGTAGACAGTTATTCTCTGGACCCACCAGGGCCTGAGGGGCAGGAGCCTTTAGCTTGCCTTTGAAAACTGTTTCCTCTGTAgcttattgtctgtctttttttttcttcacagagtTTGATTTGCCAGTCTTTGATATACACAGTGCCCTGGGTGAAATATTACCGGCTCTGGAACAACTCCTGTCTGGAGAAATGAGTTTTCGTACAAAGATCCTTGATGAGTCCTTTAATGGCTACATTGTGCACTGGCTGTTAAAAGTTCTAAAAGGCATTGTGTCCTTTATTGGGGTCTcactacacacacatgcatgcttaCTCACCCTTACAACCTAGACTTTCAAAGACACCCACATTAATATACCCTCACATGCATACAATCTCACTACTTGCAGATACACGTACACACTTGTACATATTCACACACCTTCACACACTTAGCCCTGCACTCATACATTCATTCACACTCATATCTCTCACACATCAGATCTTTAAGGTCTGGTGCAGTGGTCTTTGAGGGAGCCTTGCCATTCTTTACTTCGACCCACCTCTTCTGATTTTTCTGGATTCAGGAACATCCCTGTTAGCCCAAGCATGGGGGAGCCCTGTGTCTTCCCTGTACACACGCAATACTGTGACTCACACACATCACTGTGAGTGTGTCTCAGGTCCCCAAGAGCAAAGCTAGGTTGAATGATTCACTAGCGGTCTTAGAGGACTCAGTGTACAGTCGTACTCAGGacaaaaagcaaaatcagcaGAAACAAAAAGTACGTGCAGGGTGAAGTCTAGGTGGAAGCTTGCAGAGTCCCTTCCCAGTGCCATCACATGGGGACAGACTTAATTCCCCAGATTCAAACTATGATGGCACTTATGAAATGTTATCTCCTAGGGAAGCAGGTTACAGATCAGTGCACAGGGTTTTTGTTGGGAACTGGTCACGTAGGCACCTCTGCATGTGTCAAAATTCCAGACTCCCAGGAGAGTAGGTGTTCAGCACAGACCTCATGGTCTACACAGGCAGTTTGGACTCATTGAAACCCTTTGCTCAGGTAGGGAGAATTGGCATCATTATGGGGAACTGTGTACCCTTCAAGTTCCCAGACTTCAACCAAGGTCAGTCTTCCCAGCATCCTTTCTAAGCATAACAGTTCAAGGGTCTGGGTTACCTCTTTTTTTGCATAAATCACTGAGCAACCCACATTCTCAATGGCCGTTTTGGGTTTCCTGCCTGCTGTCACTCCAGTAGAGAAGGTACATGATAGACCCAACTTGGGACTGAGAGCAAGTCACATGTACCATGTGACTTTTGGGTCTCCTCTCCAGGCCCTAGACACAGATCAACTTAAAAGAGTATTGCCACAGAGACCCAGGGGAGAAAAGGAGATGGAGGGAAAGAGTGAAAGTTGGTGAAATCCCTTGTGCAAAGGACAGAAGCATCCTGCCATGCAAATCTAGTGCAATGGAGAGCAAACAGGATGCATTTCACAGGCCCACTGCTCTCTCTGTCTCACCCATCATCATGATGGATCTATGAAATGGTTTTCCAAGGAGATTTCCTCTATGGTACAGATGAGGAACCTTCAAAAGCAGCCTCTGTCTCGATTCTAACACCCTAActtggctgagattacaggttgAATTTTTAGAGATGATTTATACAGTATATATTCTCTTGTTATTGGTTTCTTTCATTCCATATATCTTTGCTGGTGTTTGTACTTGTAGTTCACTTTTATTATGGGATAGAATTACATAAACAAactataatttattcattttctgatgTGGATTTTTAGTAGTTATCAACATCTAAGAATAACAGCTACCTGCAATaaacatacatgtatgtgtgtatggtgGACATATATACTTGTTTCTGTTGGGTATGTTCCTATGAGTCAAAGTGGTTATTAATAGGATATGTGTATATTCAGCCTTTAGCTATTTTTGCTCAATACCTCTTCCAGtgtaaaattttttccttaatttgtcTTTCTAATATTACTTACTGATTGATTTAAGCCTCTAAGAtcctatttattttgtatctttcatTTATATGATTGGACTAAttattccatttgtatttttattttatataattccaTATTGGCTCTAttatttttatactgttttaCTAAACTTTATGATATTGATTTGAACTATCAAAAGTCAGCTTCTCCTGTGTGCCATCTGCCCACCTGGCTTTTATTATTGGCAGACAGGAAGGGTTAGCATAAGACAGCTGTAAGGCAAAGGGCCTGTGGTTTCCTGAGTATCTAGCACAGCAGGGCTCTCTGGGATGGAATAGTTCTACATATCTGGATTGTGGTGGTAGCTACACAAATTTACACAGGTAACAAAATGACACACATACACTATACCAAGGTCAACTTCCTGGTTGTGAGTTTTTCCTATTACATAAGATCTAACTACCAGGGGAAACTAGATGACAGGTCCAGGGAACTTTTCTAAATTACCTTTGTAATTTCCtgtgaaaaatacaataaaggcaaaaaaaaaaagtttaaaaggaactctcaaatatgGGCTGAAAAAAATCCAAGAGATTAATGGATATGAATActccatctctttttttctccccaaagatAATAATCCCTGCCTTGGGGACAAAATAGTCAAAAACCTGAAGAGCACTGATCATTGATTAATATTAAATTACTATCACTGCTGCTGCCTACTACTAGCTAGCATTTGTTTGAATACCTGCCTTGTGTTCGGCATGATATTAAGCAATTTGTATGCATTATCATCTTAAATCTTTGTAACTACTCTAGGAAGTAGGTCCTGTTTTTAGGATGTTTTAGGTTAGTATTATCCTGGATAGTTGGCAGAGGGGAATCCCACCTAGGACCCACATGAAACAGGACTCTGAAACTTCCAGAATTTTGGTAGCGAGTAGAAGCTAAAATTCCTGTTATGTGAGAAGTCCCCGCTATCCTGTTGTGGCTAGCATGCCTCACAGTTTACAGTGCACATGTACAAGGGACATTCTGCTGGTACTCTACCTGTAGCCTTTCAGCCTTCCTCTCTGTGCATGCCAGCTCAACTTCCAAGTGCCAGCACCTGTACCCCATTATCTGTAGGTACTCTCTTCTCTGGAGCCACCAGGTCAAGTTACTAGGATACTAGGAAATTAATACTCTCTAGGAGTCGCCCTCAGCAAATACTGACTGGAACTATTGGATAAATATTCCATTTCCCAACTTCCAACCCCCTCAGGTAGATgaatgttctgtgtgtgtgtgtgtgtgtgtgtgtgtgtgtgtgttttcagtcTTTGCTGGCGGACAAAGGTGACCCCACTGAGCTGCTGGCAGCTTTCCAGAGACCACATGGAGGAAGTGGAATGGAATGAGCCTGCTGACAATGTTTGAAACACTGAGTCAAAAACCATCGGATgggcagctcagtggcagagtgcttgcctagtatatgtgaggcactgggttcaatcttcggcaccgcataaaataaaaaaacaaataaaatgcatgaTGTCtatctaaaactacaaaataatttctttaaaaaaaaaattgggttggGGGGACATTTAAGCTCCACTGTTGTTAAGTCATCATGAAAAGTGCTATGGTTTTGAATACGGTTTGtttcctccaaaactcatgttgacaTTTAATCACTATTGTGACATGTGAAGAGGTAAGACCATTTGGGACCTCTGAGAGGTGTTTAGGGCTCagctctcatgaatggattaattcatACATGTGATTAACAGATTAATCCATTCACATGAATAAAGGAATAATTCACTCACTTGATGAACAGATTAGTGAGTTCATGAGTAAGTGGGTTATCAAGCCAGTTTGATAAGGATCTCTGGTGTACTCCCTGGCTTTCACCCTGTACCACCTCCTGTTGGCTTGCAAATTGGAAAGTCATCACTACATGATGTCCTTTGATCTTGGAACAGAAGCACAAGTCAaaatttgcctcttttttttttttttaataacataccCAGTCTGTGATGTTGaattattagcaacagaaaacagacaagaCAGAAAGCACATCCCCTTTAACATAGCATTCCTGATATCTTCCTTTCATCCTTCCTCTCCTGGTAGAATTAAATAGATAGTCtatgtgggaaaaataaaagcGGCATTGTATCCAATTTCCTCTTCCAACAGGGAGGCAtatagtttcctttgctcctATAGCAGGAATCCTACAGAACTCATGGAAAGACCAGCTCTGATCCAAAGTTTCTGGTGTGTGAGGGTAGAAGTCTAATTATGGAGTTCATTGTTAGAAAGTAcacttgtggggctggggatatagctcagttggtagaatgtttgcctccCAAGcgcgaggccctaggttcaatccccagcaccacacacaaaaaaagaaagtacactTGCATGCAAAAATAAGGCACATCTATCTCTCAACCTCGTCCTGAGCAATGACAAAGTCCTCATTTTTCTTAATcatgatttttctccttgtttcacatttttaatttttttagtaccaggtattgaacacaggggctctcaaccactgagtcacatccccagtccttttttatttattttttattttaagacagtcttgctaagttgcttaggaccttgctaggttgctgaggctgactttgaacttgtgatcctcctgactcagcctcctgagctgctgggattacaggcatgcatctcCATTCCTGGCTCACTTTGTTTCACATTTCAGGTGAAACATAGGATCTCAGAGATTCCATTATGGGACACACTTGCAAATATCCCTGGGCTATTTAGTTAAATTAGTTGAAGCATTTTCCCTCCTGTTTAATCTCCtcctcattttttccattttattttacaatttaaagaCTCCTGTTTGATAAAAGGATAAGGCTGAAATTCTTCTGTCAAGCAAAACAGAATAAATTATTCATGTAACTTCATTTGGACCCCTAAATTGTCTTGGTCCAGCAGACCCTccacattttattattatgaactgaagaatttaagaaaaacaaaaagagtagaGTCACAACCATGAAGACCATTAAGGAAACaggttgaaaaatatttattgtctatTGAAGATTACTCTTGGTTTCTGGACCATCGAATTCAGTGACCACAGATGTGTGCTCCAGGGCACTCAGCTGTTGCTGCAGTTTTTTCTCAGAAGTTTGTATGTTTCAGTCCAGGGTATAACAAACGCTGAGAAGTAGCACTggattttctaaaacaaaaaatcaaaaccagcATGCAAGGTGAAATTTACAtgcaagggagaaagaagaggataTAAGACATAAGGATGGGGAAACCAACACTGCCTCTCTAATTCAGATCTGTTGATATTTCTTGATTTCAGTCACTTGATAGTCATACTGCTAGCATCATTTCAGAAAGCATCCATTTATGGTCAGATTTGAAGAGCAGAAGTGTTTGCCCAGTCCATCTTTACTCATGTGGTTTTTACTCCATACCTTCTCTTACTTGGCCTACATtggttccctttcttccttcttttctctctccctcccttccttctaaCCATTTATATCCTTCCACTCATCTACTCATCTgaccatttatccattcattcacacAGCTACCCTTACAATTCCATTCAATGTCCATTCATTTATCCTTCCTTCCGTCTGTGGATCTATCTTCCTTTTTACCCAATCCATCAGTCTTGGCTTCCTATCATccttcatctgtccatccataTATGCAtagcattatttcttttcttgctttcttcttcttctttcccaaatttctcttctttttttactcCCCTTTTCTTCCATaatgaaaatcaatatttttaaatgtattttgtatatgattgattatttttttttggcctacttttgtttttcctgctcTTCATTTGGAAGCCTGtaatgggagaggggaggcttacttttacatttttcctaaaatagaaCTCAGGATAACAACTCTTCCAATTAAATCTTCTagtaaaaaatttcatttttaaaatttgactttacTGTTTGCTTCAATTATTCTTTACAGAGATTTTATGATCTTTCCCGGGGAAGAACCAAAGAGAACTTTCTTGCTAGATTTTGAACAATTATACTTGTAAAGCATAAGAATGGACACATTTCTGTGTTGAGAAACCTCAGGCCATTATAATTAGGGTGACCATATAATTTGTGAATCAAGCAAGGACAAAAGGACAAAGCAAAATGATATTAAATGATAttaaatgattatattaaaaagTTGTTATGACGGGCccggtggtgcacaactgtaatccccgtggcttgggaggctgaggcaggaggatcgcaaattcaaagccagcctcagcaaaagtgagaccctgtctctaaatagaatacaaaataggactgaagatgcggctcagtggctaagggcccctgagttcaattccttgCACACTCCCCCAATAAAGTTGTCATAAATCAGGACTATTCTAGGCAAGGAGGAATATACAGTTATCCTAGATTTAATTTGTTTGGGTGAAGAAGAGAGCTGGAGGACTTGTGAGATAACCTTCCAGGTCCCTCTGACTGACCTGACTATGCACTTGACTTGTGCTGATGTGTGGATATTCAACTAGTGCTGGGTCCCTCTGGCTGCTATCATGTTACTAATAATTTGCTTTTTCCTGTCCCCCTGCAGCTTAGCCATCTCTATGGCTCCTCTGCACCACTTCAACCTCTTTATAGTCCTTTCAGCAACCAAAGAGTGAATACCTCGATGGTTCCTACCTTCGCTTTTCCTCTCTGAGAAAGAAGGTGTTATTCATGCATCCTTTCCAAGCACACTTGAATGAATCCCAAATAGTTCTGCCCCACCTCATCctacacgaaaaaaaaaaaaaaaaaaaaaacccactgaaaAATGAATTCTGTCTATGTGAATGTATTTTACCCAGTACCTTGTACAGCTCCCCTTGTTGAATTTCACAGTCGCTTGTCTCTGCCTTCTCTGCCTTCTGGCAGACGGTTCTCTGCATCTCCACATTTACGTGGAGCTCCATATGGTCGGTTACCTGTGGGCAGCAAGAGACAAGGAGATGTAGAATgaccctttctcccttctctgctgTTTCTGCATGCAGGCACTCATTTATACTCTTCCTGAGGGTAAAGACCCAGTCCTGGACTGATTGGTGGTCTCCTCTCTTCTTCTTGTGTGATGCCTTGCCTCTTTTTGTCATTCAAAGAGAATACACCAGAAACCACAAGAAACACTATCTTGCTCCATAAGCAAAGTCAGTCATCCCTTGTATAATAGAAATGATGCAAAGGGTTCCAGACAGGAGTATGTAATCTTTTCCTGGGAAGGGATAGATTGTAcacattttaggctttgtgggttATCTGGTCTTTGCTACAACTTCTCAGCTGTGCCATGGAAGCATGACCACAGCCATAGatggtatatatgtacatggtATGGCTGGGCTTCATAGCAGCACTTTTTACAACAGCAAGCAGCAAGAGATTTGGCCCTTGGTGTATAAGTTGTTGACTAttgatttttagtattatttaaagaacaaattcATCCACTCCAGAGAatatatatttctcttaaaatgCCTGCTTCACTGGAGTAGGATATTCCCCATACCATCAGTGGTCCCTGAATGTTGGGTGtggtgaggagaggagggaagtcACTCACTGACCTGCTTCTGGATCTTCAGGATTCTGAGGATCCTGAAGTTGTACTTGTCATCACTTTCCTTGTTGTACTCATTGGTGAGGTACTGCAGGGTGTCTTTCACATACTGTTCCACTGCAGACACTTCGTGGATACTTATAAAGGTTTTCTTTAGTTGGTAGGAGGAGGCCACCAGGGCCACCAGAATGGCCAGCAGGAGCTTCAGAGACTGCCAGAGTCTGGCCATAGTCCTTCAGCTAGAAAGGAACAGGAAGAGTCCCCTCCTATCTCTCCCAGGAGTCAGTTGAATCACACTGATCCCTTCTGCTCTGGATGGATTTAAAAGCAACCCATGGTGAACACCCACActtcacctcttcctcctccctcttacCTGCTCTGTGAACACTGCAATGATTGGCAAGCTCACTccactttccttcattcttataaGTTCTTGTtttacacacatatgcacacaaactTCTCTTGTAGCTGCTTCCTCAGCAACACACATCCTTCTGTGGACTCAGTATATCTTAGTGGAAGCCAGGTCAGGAGCTTTTGTCCACTGAGCTCACCTGAGCAGGCTCTGTAGGAGGTCTAGGGGACAGGGAATGATGAAGACACAGGGATAGTGGATTCCAGGAAGCAGGACAAGACCAGGTGGGCTGGAAGGGAGGAGTCCCTGAAGATAAGCTGTCTGCACAGAAGTCTTCCCAAAAGAACAAAGGAATAGGAGACCAGGCAGAAGACTGTGAAGTAAGAAAGGCTCACCTGTGAGACTGAGGGCACCTGTCCCCAAATCCatattttggaggaggaaggggcaagaaagaaactgagggagaggtgggggatgCAAAGAGCTTCCTTCCTGGAAACTCTACTCTCAGCAAGATAAGACCACTTGGGAACCCTAAGCTTGGTGTCCAAGTGGAGAAGGAGGAAGTCATGCAGGAGGAGGCTGGCTTTCCTGTCATTTGACTCTCAGTGCAGGTGCCAGCTGGATGCACTGTTAGGTATTATTACTAAGAAAGTCTTTTGAGGTGTTATTTGGAAGGATGCAATGCAATGATGTGTAGAGATGCTTCCTGTGTGTGGGAACCCAGGGAAGAATGTGGGTGAGCACAGGGAGGACCTACCTGGGAGGACAGGACACCTGTTCCAAGTGTTTCTCTTAATGATCAGCCAGGATTTCCCACGGGTGGGAGGCCCCATGACAAGGAAGCAGTATCTCCCTCCTAACACTTCCCACATAGCCTTCCTCACAGACACATACACCATCCACTTATCCACACTGATGCTAACTCAGACACATGCCTGTCCACAGGCATGCCATAGATAGGCACATGCATCTACACTCTTGCtccatgtacacatatatactcaTACTGACATACACCCACACACAAGCACATATCTACACACCTACATCCCTGCTCTACATATACACCTACACTTACACTGACACAACGACACATACATGCCCCATGTACACAACCACACTGATGTACGCAAAGGATACATGGAGACACTCTGCTACCCTACCCCCACGATTATAGGGGAAAGGATCTTTGAATCAAAGATAAAGGAGAGTACAGTTGTCACCAAAGGCCTTACTTTGGCCACAAGTCCCTGCTGCCTTGTTAGGTGTTTCCTCTTTCAGTGGGAGTCCCTCCCAAAGGGAAGAGTCAAGGACCTTAGAGTTGTGCTCTTGAATTCCAACACCTCTTAAGAATCATTTTGGGAGAGGTCCTTCCATATTTCTTCTTAACTGAAAGTCCTCATGAAGCAGGGAAAGGACAGAAAACAAAAGTGGGACTCCAGGAAACAACTGCATTGACTTCAGGGTCATTCCTTGGAACCTAGTATAGGTTGATGGATGGTCCTGGTATTGTTGGAGCTGGCAATGCTGTAGAGGGCTCTGCTTGGGTCCCCTTGATTGGCCTGgggtaataataacaaaatggaaaaaatagaagCCAGATGTCACTTGGACCTGATGCAATGCCTGCTTGGTCACTCCACCCTGAGTGCACTTGGGCTGCACTAAGTGGAAGACCTATGTTCTTTTTGGTGGGTTA
The Sciurus carolinensis chromosome 2, mSciCar1.2, whole genome shotgun sequence DNA segment above includes these coding regions:
- the Cst11 gene encoding cystatin-11 produces the protein MARLWQSLKLLLAILVALVASSYQLKKTFISIHEVSAVEQYVKDTLQYLTNEYNKESDDKYNFRILRILKIQKQVTDHMELHVNVEMQRTVCQKAEKAETSDCEIQQGELYKKIQCYFSAFVIPWTETYKLLRKNCSNS